The following are encoded in a window of Variovorax paradoxus genomic DNA:
- the purU gene encoding formyltetrahydrofolate deformylase — MTTTTPAYILNLSCPDRTGIVHAVSGFLLERGANIEEAAQYNDHGTGLFFMRVRFACGAHSEAVLREELKTFATGFGMSLQLHAAAEPMKTVILVSKEGHCLNDLLFRWKSGLLSIDVRAIISNHRDFYQLAASYNVPFHHIPVTGATKAQAEAKQLEIIEAEGAELVVLARYMQILSNDLCKSLAGRAINIHHSFLPSFKGAKPYYQAHDRGVKLIGATAHYVTADLDEGPIIEQDVARADHTDTVEDLTARGRDTESQVLARAVKWHSEHRVLLNGHRTVVFR; from the coding sequence ATGACGACCACTACGCCCGCCTACATCCTGAACCTCTCCTGTCCCGACCGGACGGGCATCGTGCACGCCGTTTCGGGCTTCCTGCTCGAGCGCGGCGCCAACATCGAAGAGGCCGCCCAATACAACGACCACGGCACCGGCCTGTTCTTCATGCGCGTGCGCTTCGCCTGCGGCGCGCACAGCGAAGCCGTGCTGCGCGAGGAGCTGAAGACCTTCGCCACCGGCTTCGGCATGAGCCTGCAACTGCACGCCGCCGCCGAGCCGATGAAGACCGTGATCCTGGTCAGCAAGGAAGGCCACTGCCTGAACGACCTGCTGTTTCGCTGGAAGAGCGGCCTGCTGTCGATCGACGTGCGCGCCATCATCTCGAACCACCGCGACTTCTACCAGCTGGCCGCCAGCTACAACGTGCCCTTCCACCACATCCCGGTGACGGGCGCGACCAAGGCGCAGGCCGAGGCCAAGCAGCTGGAGATCATCGAGGCCGAGGGCGCCGAACTCGTGGTGCTCGCGCGCTACATGCAGATCCTGAGCAATGACCTGTGCAAGAGCCTGGCCGGCCGCGCAATCAACATCCACCACTCGTTCCTGCCCAGCTTCAAGGGCGCCAAGCCCTACTACCAGGCACACGACCGCGGCGTGAAGCTGATCGGCGCCACCGCCCACTACGTGACGGCCGACCTTGACGAAGGCCCGATCATCGAGCAGGACGTGGCCCGCGCCGACCATACCGACACGGTCGAAGACCTCACGGCCCGCGGCCGCGACACCGAGAGCCAGGTGCTGGCCCGCGCCGTGAAGTGGCACAGCGAGCACCGCGTGCTGCTGAACGGCCACCGCACGGTCGTCTTCCGCTAA
- a CDS encoding DUF3567 domain-containing protein, translating into MNMLYDSESFVVVHVQPNDGDEPSTKPNGPVLERHGFEIVDKRSGKEVYLDGSWAELFQQQIAAWQLNTPTQEEVEDTLEGYAELAHTPVLVH; encoded by the coding sequence ATGAACATGCTTTACGACTCCGAGTCCTTCGTCGTCGTGCACGTGCAGCCGAACGACGGCGACGAGCCGAGCACGAAGCCCAACGGCCCCGTGCTGGAGCGTCACGGCTTCGAAATCGTGGACAAGCGCTCCGGCAAGGAGGTCTATCTCGACGGTTCCTGGGCCGAGCTGTTCCAGCAGCAGATCGCCGCGTGGCAGCTCAACACGCCCACGCAGGAAGAGGTCGAGGACACGCTCGAGGGCTACGCCGAGCTGGCGCACACGCCGGTGCTGGTGCACTGA
- a CDS encoding carboxyl transferase domain-containing protein, whose protein sequence is MFSKVLIANRGEIAVRLVRALRDLGIASVAVHARDDATALHVQLADVAVALDATGPSAYLDVAALIAVAKAQGCDAVHPGYGFLSERADFAQACADAGLVFIGPTPEQLGLFGDKARARELAAQCDVPVMPGSAGAVTLAQAQAFFAEQHAQGAGVMVKAIGGGGGRGMRAVLTADELPEAHARCMSEAKAAFGIEGVYVERLMRNARHIEVQVLGDGSAVASLGERECTLQRRFQKLVEIAPSPSLPETLRAQVTQAALRMAKAVGYRGLGTFEFLVDAASTTLPFVFIEANPRLQVEHTVTEAVTGLDLVQLQIAVASGDTLSALGVEADRTAPQRGFAVQWRINAETLDAQGNARPAGGTLARFDLPAGPGVRVDTHGYAGLAPSPHYDTLLAKLIVHSPSPRFADALRRSLRALDECHIDGIATNLPLLCAIAARPEFATQAVHTRFVEAHLGDLLADAKAFEKHTKKVTAPAVASALVQEEGEDDGLTVKAPMPAKLVQFEVAVGDVLPAGAQLGVLEAMKMEHLLHAPAAGRVLALLAAPGDYLVEGQSLVRLEAVDAQGVEAQARIAHDLDAIRPDLQKVIDRHAPTLDANRKAAVDKRHAQGGRTARENIADLCDTAEDPGSFIEYGALAIAAQTRRRSLEDLIANTPADGMVTGLGSINAKQFGPEKSRCAVLAYDYTVLAGTQGMRNHHKTDRLLAVAHQLRLPVVLFAEGGGGRPGDTDMPIVAGLNNHTFSQFAALSGKVPVVGIVHGRCFAGNAALLGCADVIIATKGSNIGMSGPAMIEGGGLGTFAPEQIGPSSVQSRNGVIDILVEDEAAAVAAAKQYLSYFQGPVSDWQCADPRTLRHVVPENRLRVYDVRAAMRGVADTGSLLELRAGFGAGIVTALARIEGKPVGLMANNPHHLGGAIDVEAADKSARFMQLCNAHGLPIVSLCDTPGFMVGPEIEAQAQVRHVCRMFMVASHLRVPFFAVVLRKGYGLGAQAMTAGGFDAPVFTVAWPTGEFGAMGLEGAVRLGFRKELAAVPEGAERDALFKQLVAQQYANGEAIHMAQTLEIDAVIDPADTRSWLVRGLASATRPAEAASAYVDTW, encoded by the coding sequence GTGTTTTCCAAAGTTCTGATTGCCAACCGCGGCGAGATCGCCGTGCGCCTGGTGCGCGCGCTGCGCGACCTGGGCATCGCCAGCGTGGCAGTGCATGCACGCGACGACGCCACCGCGCTCCACGTGCAACTGGCCGATGTGGCCGTGGCGCTCGATGCGACCGGCCCCTCGGCCTACCTCGACGTGGCCGCGTTGATCGCCGTGGCGAAGGCACAAGGCTGCGATGCGGTGCATCCCGGCTACGGCTTCCTCAGCGAGCGCGCCGACTTCGCACAGGCCTGCGCCGATGCGGGCCTGGTCTTCATCGGCCCCACGCCCGAACAGTTGGGCCTGTTCGGCGACAAGGCCCGTGCGCGCGAACTCGCCGCGCAATGCGACGTGCCCGTGATGCCCGGCAGCGCCGGCGCGGTGACGCTCGCGCAGGCGCAGGCCTTCTTCGCCGAGCAGCACGCGCAGGGCGCGGGCGTGATGGTCAAGGCCATCGGCGGCGGCGGCGGGCGCGGCATGCGTGCCGTGCTCACGGCCGACGAACTGCCCGAGGCGCATGCGCGCTGCATGTCCGAAGCCAAGGCGGCGTTCGGCATCGAGGGTGTGTACGTCGAGCGCCTGATGCGCAACGCGCGGCACATCGAGGTGCAGGTGCTCGGCGACGGCAGCGCCGTGGCCAGCCTCGGCGAGCGCGAGTGCACGCTGCAGCGTCGCTTCCAGAAGCTGGTGGAGATCGCGCCGAGCCCGTCGCTGCCCGAGACGCTGCGCGCGCAGGTCACGCAGGCGGCGTTGCGCATGGCCAAGGCCGTGGGGTATCGCGGGCTCGGCACGTTTGAATTCCTGGTCGATGCCGCATCGACCACTCTGCCTTTCGTCTTCATCGAAGCGAACCCGCGCCTGCAGGTCGAGCACACGGTGACCGAAGCGGTGACGGGGCTGGACCTCGTGCAGCTGCAGATCGCCGTCGCCTCGGGCGACACCTTGAGCGCGCTCGGCGTGGAAGCCGATCGCACGGCGCCGCAGCGCGGCTTCGCGGTGCAGTGGCGCATCAACGCCGAGACGCTCGATGCGCAAGGCAACGCGCGCCCCGCGGGCGGCACGCTCGCGCGCTTCGACCTGCCGGCCGGCCCCGGCGTGCGTGTCGACACGCACGGCTATGCGGGCCTCGCGCCCTCACCGCACTACGACACGCTGCTGGCCAAGCTCATCGTGCATTCGCCGTCGCCGCGTTTCGCGGACGCGCTGCGCCGCTCGCTGCGCGCGCTCGACGAATGCCACATCGACGGCATCGCCACCAACCTGCCGCTGCTGTGCGCCATTGCCGCGCGGCCCGAGTTCGCCACGCAGGCCGTGCACACGCGTTTCGTGGAAGCGCACCTGGGCGATCTGCTCGCGGACGCGAAGGCGTTTGAAAAGCACACGAAGAAGGTGACGGCTCCAGCCGTCGCGAGCGCTCTGGTGCAGGAAGAGGGCGAAGACGACGGCCTCACCGTCAAGGCACCGATGCCCGCGAAGCTGGTGCAGTTCGAAGTCGCCGTGGGCGACGTGCTGCCCGCCGGCGCACAGCTCGGCGTGCTCGAAGCCATGAAGATGGAGCACCTGCTGCACGCGCCCGCGGCCGGCCGCGTGCTGGCGCTGCTGGCCGCACCCGGCGACTACCTCGTCGAAGGCCAGTCGCTGGTGCGCCTGGAGGCCGTCGATGCGCAGGGTGTCGAGGCGCAGGCGCGCATCGCGCACGACCTCGACGCGATCCGTCCCGACCTGCAGAAGGTCATCGACCGCCATGCGCCCACGCTCGATGCCAACCGCAAGGCGGCGGTCGACAAGCGCCATGCGCAGGGCGGTCGGACCGCGCGCGAGAACATCGCCGACCTGTGCGACACGGCCGAAGACCCCGGCAGCTTCATCGAGTACGGCGCGCTCGCCATCGCCGCGCAGACGCGCCGCCGCTCGCTCGAAGACCTCATCGCCAACACGCCGGCCGACGGCATGGTGACGGGGCTGGGCAGCATCAACGCGAAGCAGTTCGGCCCGGAGAAGTCGCGCTGCGCCGTGCTCGCCTACGACTACACGGTTCTGGCCGGCACGCAGGGCATGCGCAACCACCACAAGACCGACCGGCTGCTCGCGGTGGCGCACCAGCTCAGGCTGCCGGTGGTGCTGTTCGCCGAAGGCGGGGGCGGGCGGCCAGGCGACACCGACATGCCGATCGTCGCGGGCCTGAACAACCACACCTTCAGCCAGTTCGCGGCGCTGTCGGGCAAGGTGCCGGTCGTCGGCATCGTGCACGGCCGCTGCTTCGCGGGCAACGCGGCGCTGCTGGGCTGCGCCGACGTGATCATCGCCACCAAGGGCAGCAACATCGGCATGAGCGGCCCCGCGATGATCGAAGGCGGCGGCCTGGGCACCTTCGCGCCCGAGCAGATCGGGCCGAGCAGCGTGCAGTCGCGCAACGGCGTGATCGACATCCTGGTGGAAGACGAAGCCGCTGCGGTCGCTGCGGCCAAGCAGTACCTGTCGTACTTCCAGGGCCCGGTGAGCGACTGGCAGTGCGCCGACCCGCGCACGCTGCGCCACGTGGTGCCCGAGAACCGGCTGCGCGTGTACGACGTGCGCGCCGCGATGCGCGGCGTGGCCGACACCGGCTCGCTGCTCGAGCTGCGCGCAGGTTTCGGCGCGGGCATCGTCACGGCGCTGGCGCGCATCGAGGGCAAGCCGGTCGGCCTCATGGCGAACAACCCGCACCACCTGGGCGGCGCGATCGACGTGGAGGCGGCCGACAAATCCGCGCGCTTCATGCAACTGTGCAACGCCCACGGGTTACCGATCGTGTCGTTGTGCGACACGCCCGGCTTCATGGTCGGGCCCGAAATCGAGGCGCAGGCGCAGGTGCGCCACGTGTGCCGCATGTTCATGGTGGCCTCGCATTTGCGCGTGCCCTTCTTCGCGGTGGTGCTGCGCAAGGGCTACGGCCTGGGCGCGCAGGCCATGACCGCCGGCGGCTTCGATGCGCCCGTGTTCACCGTGGCCTGGCCCACCGGCGAGTTCGGCGCGATGGGCCTCGAAGGCGCGGTGCGACTGGGTTTTCGCAAGGAGCTCGCGGCCGTGCCCGAGGGCGCGGAGCGCGACGCGCTGTTCAAGCAATTGGTGGCGCAGCAGTACGCCAACGGCGAGGCGATCCACATGGCGCAGACGCTGGAGATCGATGCCGTGATCGATCCGGCCGACACGCGCAGCTGGCTGGTGCGCGGGCTGGCCTCGGCGACGCGGCCGGCGGAGGCGGCCTCGGCGTACGTCGACACTTGGTAA
- a CDS encoding AbrB family transcriptional regulator, whose product MSFRFPFRVLATLLLALAAALVCVALHTPLPWMIGPLFAVSLASIAGLPTASHTPLRNMGQWAIGTALGLYFTPEVVTLVAGVWWAILLAIGWALLLGWAFGRWLHRVHAARMPHVPAKSMRATTYFAGAIGGASEMTLLAESAGARTDLVAAAHSLRLMVVTVTIPFAMQWSGLHGLEINPPGVREVNPAGLALLVLATGVGGLAMRALGRTNPWFMGPLLVAMGFTVAGQSLSAVPTWLSNTAQLVIAVSLGVRFSREFLHTAPRWLGSVALGTVGMLVLCAGAAWLLAWATGLHPATMILGTSPGGIAEMSITAKVLQLGVPVVTAFQVCRLVAVLLIVGPMYRWTER is encoded by the coding sequence GTGTCGTTCCGCTTTCCCTTTCGCGTGCTGGCCACGCTGCTGCTGGCGCTGGCCGCCGCCCTCGTGTGTGTCGCGCTGCACACCCCGCTGCCCTGGATGATCGGCCCGCTGTTCGCGGTGTCGCTGGCCTCGATCGCGGGCCTGCCGACTGCGAGCCACACGCCGCTGCGCAACATGGGGCAATGGGCCATCGGCACGGCGCTGGGCCTGTATTTCACGCCGGAGGTGGTGACGTTGGTGGCCGGCGTGTGGTGGGCGATCTTGCTGGCCATCGGCTGGGCGCTGCTGCTGGGCTGGGCCTTCGGGCGCTGGCTGCACCGCGTGCATGCGGCGCGCATGCCGCATGTGCCGGCGAAATCCATGAGAGCCACGACTTACTTCGCAGGCGCCATCGGCGGTGCGTCGGAGATGACGTTGCTGGCCGAATCGGCCGGCGCGCGCACCGACCTGGTGGCCGCCGCGCACAGCCTGCGGCTGATGGTGGTGACGGTGACGATTCCGTTCGCGATGCAGTGGAGCGGGTTGCACGGCCTGGAGATCAACCCGCCCGGCGTGCGCGAGGTGAACCCGGCCGGCCTGGCCCTGCTGGTGCTGGCCACCGGCGTGGGCGGGCTCGCGATGCGGGCGCTGGGCCGCACGAATCCGTGGTTCATGGGGCCGCTGCTGGTGGCGATGGGTTTCACGGTCGCGGGGCAGTCGCTGTCGGCCGTGCCGACCTGGCTGTCGAACACCGCGCAGCTCGTGATCGCCGTGAGCCTGGGCGTGCGCTTCAGCCGCGAGTTTCTGCACACGGCGCCGCGCTGGCTCGGCTCGGTGGCGCTGGGCACGGTCGGCATGCTGGTGCTGTGCGCCGGCGCGGCGTGGCTGCTGGCATGGGCGACGGGGCTGCATCCGGCCACGATGATCCTGGGCACCTCGCCCGGCGGCATTGCCGAAATGTCGATCACGGCCAAGGTGCTGCAGCTCGGCGTGCCGGTGGTCACGGCGTTCCAGGTGTGCCGGCTGGTGGCGGTGCTGCTGATCGTGGGGCCGATGTACCGGTGGACCGAGCGCTGA
- a CDS encoding GDSL-type esterase/lipase family protein: protein MNLLARWRARLRDASNSPAHWMVVLGLVVLLAGVQAVGADQPVRQPADARWVASWAVAPLDFRELAANPRTASMGGPGAHVFQGQTLRQLLQPTLDGERVRVRVSNRFGKEPLRIAAATVALGTGATAVSPASLRTLRFGGRATVTVAPGAEVWSDGVALAVEAGQSVAVSLFFDRATPFATAYLLSADTGWVAAGNAVTAPKLPKATPLPMNHIVTGLDVLTTKPMRTVVAFGDSITAGGGESGAGAYPDMLATRLRDSPQAAQAVSVINMGIGGNRLLVDGIGPNGLSRFARDALGQSSVTHVIVLLGTNDIGRSVFAMLPAAGVAPHEVPTAERITEGLGQLVKQARAKGVKVLLGTVPPFGNTPYATEANEAMREAVNRWVRSRQDVDGVIDFDAVLRDPAAPRQLNPTFDSGDHLHPNRAGHAAMAAAIDLRELQE, encoded by the coding sequence ATGAATCTTCTCGCCCGTTGGCGCGCCCGTCTGCGCGACGCCTCCAATTCCCCCGCACACTGGATGGTCGTTCTCGGCCTTGTGGTGCTGCTCGCGGGTGTGCAGGCGGTCGGGGCCGACCAGCCCGTGCGCCAGCCGGCCGACGCGCGCTGGGTCGCGAGCTGGGCCGTGGCGCCGCTGGACTTCCGCGAACTGGCCGCGAACCCGCGCACCGCGTCCATGGGCGGACCGGGCGCCCATGTGTTCCAGGGCCAGACCTTGCGCCAGTTGCTGCAACCCACGCTCGATGGCGAGCGTGTGCGCGTGCGCGTGTCCAACCGCTTCGGCAAGGAGCCGCTGCGCATCGCTGCCGCCACGGTGGCGCTGGGCACCGGCGCGACCGCGGTCTCGCCCGCCTCGTTGCGCACCTTGCGTTTCGGCGGGCGTGCCACCGTCACCGTGGCACCGGGGGCCGAGGTCTGGAGCGACGGCGTGGCGCTGGCGGTCGAGGCCGGGCAGTCGGTGGCGGTCAGCCTCTTCTTCGACCGTGCGACGCCGTTCGCCACGGCCTATCTGCTGTCTGCGGACACGGGTTGGGTAGCGGCCGGCAACGCCGTCACGGCGCCCAAGCTGCCGAAGGCCACGCCGCTGCCGATGAACCACATCGTGACCGGCCTCGACGTGCTCACGACGAAGCCGATGCGCACCGTGGTCGCGTTCGGCGATTCGATCACGGCGGGGGGCGGCGAGTCGGGCGCCGGCGCCTACCCGGACATGCTAGCGACGCGGCTGCGCGACAGTCCGCAGGCCGCGCAGGCGGTGTCGGTGATCAACATGGGCATCGGCGGCAACCGGCTGCTGGTGGACGGCATCGGCCCCAACGGCCTGTCGCGCTTCGCACGCGATGCGCTGGGCCAGAGCAGCGTGACGCACGTCATCGTGCTGCTCGGCACCAACGACATCGGCCGCAGCGTGTTCGCGATGCTGCCTGCCGCCGGCGTGGCACCGCACGAAGTGCCCACCGCCGAGCGCATCACCGAGGGCCTCGGGCAGCTCGTGAAGCAGGCGCGCGCCAAGGGCGTGAAGGTGCTGCTGGGCACCGTGCCGCCCTTCGGCAACACGCCCTACGCCACCGAGGCCAACGAGGCCATGCGCGAGGCCGTGAACCGCTGGGTGCGCAGCCGCCAGGACGTGGACGGCGTGATCGACTTCGATGCCGTGCTGCGCGACCCCGCCGCGCCGCGTCAGCTGAATCCCACATTCGACAGCGGCGATCACCTGCACCCCAACCGCGCCGGCCACGCGGCCATGGCCGCGGCCATCGACCTGCGCGAACTGCAGGAATAA
- a CDS encoding aminotransferase class III-fold pyridoxal phosphate-dependent enzyme, producing MAFQDFNMDNQWLPFTPNRHFRKDPRVFVAADGMTFTTHDGKKVIDGISSLWCVGAGHNRKPINEAIKKQLDTLDYATAFQVSNDKAFKAAEMIAALAPGDLNKVLFCNSGSEAADTSMKVALAYHRARGEGHRNVFIGREKGYHGVGFGGMSVGGIPGNRKVFGSAFLPRVDHMRFIHDPVNHAYIHNQEPVWAEDPLVELENRILPLHDPSNIAAIIVEPVAGSAGWYLGPQGYLKRLREICDKHGILLIFDEVITGFGRMGTNFASDFFGVVPDMLNFAKCVTNGVIPLGGVICRDKLYDAMMKTDAPEHVVEFFHGYTYSGHPVACAAAVATLDLYKEENLFARAGEMGKVLGDAFHSTFKGLPNVIGIRSLGLAAAVELAPIAGSPGKRAYDVFLDCFHKGALVRAAGDVLVIAPPYIVEKQHIDTLVNTLADSIKKFA from the coding sequence ATGGCCTTCCAGGACTTCAACATGGACAACCAGTGGTTGCCCTTCACGCCCAACCGCCATTTCAGGAAAGACCCGCGGGTCTTCGTGGCGGCCGACGGCATGACGTTCACCACGCACGACGGCAAGAAGGTCATCGACGGCATCTCGTCGCTGTGGTGCGTGGGCGCGGGCCACAACCGCAAGCCGATCAACGAGGCGATCAAGAAGCAGCTGGACACGCTGGACTACGCCACCGCCTTCCAGGTCAGCAACGACAAGGCCTTCAAGGCGGCCGAGATGATCGCCGCGCTGGCCCCCGGCGACCTGAACAAGGTGCTGTTCTGCAACTCGGGCTCCGAGGCCGCCGACACCTCGATGAAGGTGGCGCTGGCCTACCATCGCGCGCGCGGCGAAGGCCACCGTAACGTGTTCATCGGCCGCGAGAAGGGCTACCACGGCGTGGGCTTCGGCGGCATGTCGGTGGGCGGCATTCCGGGCAACCGCAAGGTGTTCGGCTCGGCCTTCTTGCCGCGCGTGGACCACATGCGCTTCATTCACGACCCGGTGAACCACGCCTACATCCACAACCAGGAGCCGGTGTGGGCCGAAGACCCGCTGGTCGAACTCGAGAACCGCATCCTGCCGCTGCATGACCCGAGCAACATCGCCGCGATCATCGTGGAGCCAGTGGCCGGTTCGGCCGGCTGGTACCTGGGGCCGCAGGGCTACCTGAAGCGGCTGCGCGAGATCTGCGACAAGCACGGCATCCTGCTGATCTTCGACGAGGTCATCACCGGCTTCGGGCGCATGGGCACCAACTTCGCGTCCGACTTCTTCGGCGTGGTGCCCGACATGCTGAACTTCGCCAAGTGCGTGACCAACGGCGTGATTCCGCTGGGCGGCGTGATCTGCCGCGACAAGCTCTACGACGCGATGATGAAGACCGACGCGCCCGAGCATGTGGTCGAGTTCTTCCACGGCTACACCTACTCGGGCCATCCGGTGGCCTGCGCGGCGGCGGTGGCCACGCTCGATCTCTACAAGGAAGAAAACCTGTTCGCCCGCGCCGGCGAAATGGGCAAGGTGCTGGGCGATGCCTTCCACAGCACCTTCAAGGGCCTGCCGAACGTGATCGGCATCCGCAGCCTGGGCCTGGCGGCGGCGGTGGAGCTGGCGCCGATTGCGGGCTCACCGGGCAAGCGCGCGTACGACGTGTTCCTTGACTGCTTCCACAAGGGCGCGCTGGTGCGTGCCGCGGGCGACGTGCTGGTGATCGCGCCGCCCTACATCGTCGAGAAGCAGCACATCGACACGCTGGTCAACACGCTGGCCGATTCGATCAAGAAGTTCGCTTGA
- a CDS encoding YXWGXW repeat-containing protein — protein sequence MKTLAVALSIGAASLLSVGALTVPTAAQAQAVITIQGPPPPPRYERVPPPRRGYVWAPGHYEWRGGRHVWVRGMYVRARPGYAYRPPEWRENNGRWEYNRGRWDRDGDGVPNRDDRRPNNPYRN from the coding sequence ATGAAAACACTCGCAGTCGCTCTTTCCATCGGTGCCGCCTCGCTGCTGTCCGTGGGCGCCCTGACCGTTCCCACGGCCGCGCAGGCGCAGGCGGTGATCACCATCCAGGGACCGCCGCCCCCGCCGCGCTACGAGCGTGTGCCGCCGCCGCGCCGCGGCTACGTGTGGGCACCGGGTCACTATGAGTGGCGCGGCGGTCGCCATGTGTGGGTGCGCGGCATGTACGTGCGGGCCCGCCCGGGCTATGCCTACCGTCCGCCGGAATGGCGCGAGAACAATGGCCGCTGGGAATACAACCGCGGCCGCTGGGACCGTGACGGCGACGGCGTGCCGAACCGCGATGACCGGCGCCCGAACAATCCGTACCGCAATTGA
- a CDS encoding ChaN family lipoprotein, with translation MATALLAGCAALSAEAPVARRVAALLPADALLLGEQHDALEHHMLERETVQALAERGQLAALALEMAEEGRSSARLPATATEAQVQTALGWNDKAWPWKRYGPSVMTAVRAGVPVVGANLPRARMKDAMADVSLDVQLNGEAYAMQQEAVREGHCKLLPESQIGPMTRIQVGRDRAMAQAVVKARQPGKTVVLIAGAGHVTKVLGVPQHLPTDVSVKTVHLQAGGAAEDDTAYDATWRTPALPPVDYCAGVLKRTS, from the coding sequence ATGGCCACCGCCCTGCTCGCCGGCTGCGCCGCGCTGTCCGCCGAGGCGCCCGTCGCGCGCCGCGTCGCAGCGCTGCTGCCGGCCGATGCCCTGCTGCTCGGCGAACAGCACGACGCCCTCGAACACCACATGCTCGAACGCGAGACCGTGCAGGCCCTGGCCGAGCGCGGCCAGCTCGCCGCGCTGGCGCTCGAAATGGCCGAGGAAGGCCGCAGCAGCGCCCGCCTGCCCGCCACCGCGACCGAAGCCCAGGTGCAGACGGCCCTCGGCTGGAACGACAAGGCCTGGCCCTGGAAGCGCTACGGCCCCAGCGTGATGACGGCCGTGCGCGCCGGCGTGCCCGTGGTCGGCGCCAACCTGCCGCGTGCGCGCATGAAGGACGCGATGGCCGACGTCTCGCTCGACGTGCAGCTCAACGGCGAGGCCTACGCCATGCAGCAGGAGGCCGTGCGCGAAGGCCATTGCAAGCTGCTGCCCGAATCGCAGATCGGCCCCATGACCCGCATCCAGGTCGGGCGCGACCGCGCCATGGCGCAGGCGGTGGTGAAGGCGCGCCAACCGGGCAAGACGGTGGTGTTGATTGCCGGCGCCGGCCACGTCACCAAGGTGCTGGGCGTGCCGCAGCACCTGCCGACGGACGTGTCGGTGAAAACCGTCCACCTGCAGGCCGGCGGTGCGGCCGAAGACGACACAGCCTACGACGCCACCTGGCGCACGCCGGCGCTGCCGCCGGTGGACTACTGCGCGGGCGTGCTCAAGCGAACTTCTTGA
- a CDS encoding S1 family peptidase produces the protein MRLQLPLFALAAALAAPATFAQDARGSGAPLAPDVLFARVSPSVWVVQPSDAQGKLMATGSAVATGPGTAVTSCKLLARASAVVLRRDNVSYGAVLEHPDVERDLCQLRVANLASPTLGVVPAGALQVGMPLYVIGAPRGRELTLGMSMLGGVRRNAAGALESLQLATPTEAGLAGAGLFDAQGRLVGLVAGSAPATLAMPAAWIADLPTRGQRAIERLAAQPAPASLQRPNLVEYQLHDRLTNTHRKVIYRADPATTTDDRLSFNNGGYVEKPGGEVVSVTTAVAGEFDSVMPPGGWARPSLQPDAPWASEYDATMGGTRVKMDVRATVVDDDGATLPVNGRDVKVVKINYRGYTQRFANAGAWSGNQYGAYRASVWFSPELGRVVRFEVQTRGGASGGAFQVSEVLELVSIR, from the coding sequence ATGCGCCTGCAGCTTCCGCTTTTTGCCCTCGCTGCCGCTCTGGCAGCGCCCGCCACCTTCGCCCAGGACGCACGCGGCAGCGGCGCCCCGCTGGCGCCCGACGTGCTGTTTGCGCGCGTCTCGCCCAGCGTCTGGGTCGTGCAGCCCAGCGACGCCCAGGGCAAGCTCATGGCCACGGGCAGCGCGGTGGCCACCGGCCCGGGCACAGCCGTCACCAGCTGCAAGCTGCTGGCCAGGGCCAGCGCCGTGGTGCTGCGCCGTGACAACGTGAGCTACGGCGCCGTGCTGGAGCACCCGGACGTCGAACGCGACCTGTGCCAGTTGCGCGTCGCGAACCTCGCATCGCCGACCCTGGGCGTCGTGCCCGCAGGCGCGCTGCAGGTCGGGATGCCGCTGTACGTCATCGGCGCGCCACGCGGTCGTGAATTGACACTCGGCATGTCCATGCTCGGTGGCGTGCGCCGCAATGCCGCGGGCGCGCTCGAATCGCTGCAACTGGCCACGCCGACCGAGGCGGGCCTCGCAGGCGCCGGCCTGTTCGACGCGCAAGGTCGCCTGGTGGGACTCGTCGCGGGCTCGGCCCCGGCGACCCTCGCCATGCCCGCCGCGTGGATCGCGGACCTGCCGACGCGCGGCCAACGCGCCATCGAGCGCCTCGCCGCGCAGCCGGCTCCAGCGTCGCTGCAGCGTCCGAACCTCGTGGAGTACCAACTGCACGACCGCCTCACCAACACGCACCGCAAGGTGATCTACCGCGCGGACCCGGCCACCACCACCGACGACCGCCTCAGCTTCAACAACGGCGGCTACGTCGAAAAGCCCGGCGGCGAGGTCGTCAGCGTCACGACGGCCGTGGCCGGCGAGTTCGACAGCGTCATGCCGCCGGGCGGCTGGGCCCGGCCGAGCCTGCAGCCCGATGCGCCGTGGGCCTCGGAATACGACGCCACCATGGGCGGCACGCGCGTCAAGATGGACGTGCGCGCCACCGTGGTGGACGACGACGGCGCCACGCTGCCGGTCAACGGCCGCGACGTGAAGGTGGTGAAGATCAACTACCGCGGCTACACCCAGCGCTTCGCGAACGCGGGCGCCTGGAGCGGCAACCAGTACGGCGCCTACCGCGCCAGCGTGTGGTTCTCGCCGGAGCTGGGCCGCGTCGTCCGCTTCGAGGTGCAGACACGCGGCGGCGCGAGCGGCGGCGCGTTCCAGGTCAGCGAAGTGCTCGAGCTGGTGAGCATCCGCTAG